In Mycetocola spongiae, the genomic stretch TATTCCAGTCCAAGCTCATTAAGCGGGGCATCTCGCTGAAGAGCCTCGACTCGGGTGAGCCCTACCCCAGCGGTAAGGAGACCCGGATCGAGTCCGAGCTTAAGGACGGCATCACCCAGGAAAACGCGAAGAAGATCAATAAGATCATCCGCGATGAGGGCCCCAAGGGTGTGAAGAGCCAGATCCAGGGCGATGAGCTGCGTGTGCAGTCCAAGAGCCGCGACGACCTGCAGGCAGTGATCGCACTGCTCAAGGGAAGCGATCTGGATATCGACCTGCAGTTCCTCAACTTCCGCTAAATCATCACGTAATACCGCGTGCCGCGCCCCGAGGGGTGCGGCACGCGGTGGTTAACCCAGCAGGGTCTCGCCGATATAGCCGCCCTCGCGGCAGCCCGGCGGGATGGCAAAAACCGCCGACCCCGCCGGGGTGAGCCACTCATTCAGCAGGTCCAGCTCGTCCATGCTGCGCTGAATCGGCACAAACTGGGCGTCCACATCGGCCTGCAGGCTGATAAACAGCAGCCCCGAATGTGAGATCCCCTCCCCCGTGGGCGGCTCGTCATAGTTATAGCCGCGGCGGAAGATGCGCTGCCGGGTATCGGCCATCCGGGTGCGGCGCACATGCGAGAACTCGGGGATCACGGCGAAGCCGATCGCGGTGGTGGCCGCAAAATCGGGCTCGTCATGCTCGCGCGTGCCGGTGAGCGGGGCGCCGGTATCCATCCGGCGGCCCACCGATTGTTCGCGGCCCTCGCGATCCAGGCGATCCCATTTATCCAGGTCCATATCGATCCGGCGCAGCACATAGCCGGTGCCGCCATCCAGCCAGGAGCCGGGGGCGTTAATCCAGACCACCTCGGCAAAATCGGCGGTGCCGGGAACGGGATTGGCGGTGCCATCCACCTGACCAAAGAGATTACGCATCGTGGTGCCGGGCTTCTCGGAATTATGGGCCCGCCGGAAGCCGCGCTGATGCCAGCGCAGCGTGCCAAAGGCCCGGGTGTCCTTGAGGAGCATCCGCACGGCATGGGCCACGGTGAGCGGGTCATCGGCGCAGACCTGGATCAGCAGATCGCCGTCCCCGTAGCGCTCCTCCAGCCTGTCCACGCCGAAGGCCGGGAGCGGGCGCAGCCACTCCGGGCTGGCCTTTTCCGGGGCGAGCGCCGCGATGCGCGGACCAAATCCGAAGGTCACGGTGAGCCGGGAGGGCACGCGCGCGAGCTCGGGTTCGGAATCGGCGAGCGCGGCGGTTCCCGCGCAGAGCCGCGCGGCGTCATCGGTGAGGATGCGCAGCAGGCGGATCGCGTCCGCGCGGGTGGTGCCGGGCAGCAGGTCGATCGCGAGCAGCGAGCCGTGGGCCTGCGGTTCGGTCTCGATGCCCGATTGCCGGGCACCATAAAACGGTTCGGTGCGCGGGCCGTGCAGCCCGGCCGGCGCTGCCTCGGGATCGGCGCTCGGCGCGGGGGCGGGGGCCGCGCGGTTCAGCGCCAGATCGGCGCCGATCGCGGCCACGGCGCCCACCCCGGCGACGGCACCGCCCCAGAGCAGGCCGCGCCGGGTCAGGCCGGGGCGGGGTGCGGCGGGGTCCGGGGTGGCCGCGGGGCGGTTTGTGGAGGGATCGTCTTGTGCCATGATGCGCAGTCCTCGGGTTGGGATGGGACCGGCGCCCCGGGCGGGGCGCCGGCGGGGTTGATTAGTGTGCGTGACTCGGCGCGGGGGTCTCCGAGGACTCGGTGTGATCGGTATCCCCCTCATAGTTTTCGTTTGCCCCGGCATAGTCCTTCACGGGCAGGTCGATGGTCTGGGTGGAGTCATCGGAGAAGGTCAGGGTCAGGCTCACGGTCTCCCCCGGGGAAAGCGGACCGGTCAGGCCCATCAGCATGATGTGGTTTGCGCCCGGCGCGAGCTTAAACTCGCCGCCGCGGGGGATCGTGAATCCGCCGTCCTTTTCGCGCATAACCATGGCCCCGGAGCCGTTATCCACGGTCTCGTGCAGCTCCACCATCGAGGCGGCCGGGGTGGTTGCGCCGACCAGGATGATATCGCTCTCGCCGGCATTACGCAGGTCACCAAACGCGCCGCTCATGCCGCCGTCCACGGCCTTAATCCAGCCGTCGTGCACGGTCACGGAATCGGCGGCGCTGGCCGCCGAGTGGGAGGCGGCGGGTGTGGCCTCGGGGGCCGCGGCGGAGCAGCCGCTCAGGGCGAGCAGCGCGGCGGCGCCGAGGATCAGGGTGCGGGTGGTGGTGTTCTTCATGATGTCTCCTAGGGATAAAACGGATTGGAATGGAGCGGGGAACGGGTTTAGTGGGGGCGGCGGGTGCGGCGCACGCGCGCCACGAGGAGCGCGATCGCGCCGGCCAGGAGCGCGCCGCCCAGGCCAAATGCGGCCAGGCGCAGGGGGGAGCCGGGGGCGAAGGCTCCCGCCTCGGCGGCGGGGGCCGGGGAGGCCACGGGCTCGGCGGACGGGGAGATAACGGGCTCCGGGGGAGCCGCGGGCTCGGGCTCGCCGTGACCCACGTTAAAGGGCACCACGCCGCTGATCGGGTGCCCATCGGAGGACACCACGCGCCACTTAATCTCGTAGTGGCCCTCGGGCATTTCGGGGTTCAGGGTCGCGGTCACGGATGAACCGGACAGGGTGGGGGCCTCGCGCACCCAGTCGCGATCGCCGGAGTCCACCACCATCACCACGGCCCCGACGGTCAGGACGCTATCGGAGAAGGTCAGGGCGACCTCGGCGGGGGCGGTATCCAGCACGGCGTTTTCGCCGGGGGTCGAGGTGAGGAGCTGATCGTGGGCCATGGCCGGGGAGGGCATCAGCAGCGGGGCGAGCAGCGCAAGCGCAAGCGCGGCAAGCGCAAGCGGCCGGGTGCGGCGGGAGGAGAAGGGCATGGTCATCGGGGTCCTTTTGGGGGTCATCGGTCGGTGGGTGTCTCGGACGGGGGTGCGGATTCGGGGGGCGCTGCCGTGGTGGCGGGCGCGGGGAAACCGGCGCGCTCATCGCGCTCGCCGATCTCGCCCAGCGCCGCGTTATAGGCGCGTAATTCGGCGTCGCCATCGCGGTCGGCCGCGCGGTCATAGCGTTTTGCGGCGCGTTCCTCGCTGCGCATCCACTGCGCCACCACCACCATCGCCACCAGCACGGTGGGGAACTCCCCCGTGCCCCAGGCCACGCCGCCGCCCACGCGCTGATCGGCCAGCAGCGCGGCGTGATCGGTATAACGCATCGCTGTCCACCAGTCCAGGCCGAGGATCTCGGTGCCCGACATCAGCGCAAGCCCAAAGAAGGCGTGGAAGGCCAGCGTGGACAGCAGCAGCACCAGCCGCATCGGGAAGAGCGGGCGGGTGGGGCCCGGGTCCACGCCGATCAGCACCCAGAAAAACAGGTAGCCGCTGGCGAGGA encodes the following:
- a CDS encoding YajQ family cyclic di-GMP-binding protein; this translates as MADSSFDVVSKVDKQEANNALNQAQKEIEQRYDFKGTGASIEWSGEKIMIKASSEDRAKAILDVFQSKLIKRGISLKSLDSGEPYPSGKETRIESELKDGITQENAKKINKIIRDEGPKGVKSQIQGDELRVQSKSRDDLQAVIALLKGSDLDIDLQFLNFR
- a CDS encoding Dyp-type peroxidase; the protein is MAQDDPSTNRPAATPDPAAPRPGLTRRGLLWGGAVAGVGAVAAIGADLALNRAAPAPAPSADPEAAPAGLHGPRTEPFYGARQSGIETEPQAHGSLLAIDLLPGTTRADAIRLLRILTDDAARLCAGTAALADSEPELARVPSRLTVTFGFGPRIAALAPEKASPEWLRPLPAFGVDRLEERYGDGDLLIQVCADDPLTVAHAVRMLLKDTRAFGTLRWHQRGFRRAHNSEKPGTTMRNLFGQVDGTANPVPGTADFAEVVWINAPGSWLDGGTGYVLRRIDMDLDKWDRLDREGREQSVGRRMDTGAPLTGTREHDEPDFAATTAIGFAVIPEFSHVRRTRMADTRQRIFRRGYNYDEPPTGEGISHSGLLFISLQADVDAQFVPIQRSMDELDLLNEWLTPAGSAVFAIPPGCREGGYIGETLLG
- a CDS encoding copper chaperone PCu(A)C, which translates into the protein MKNTTTRTLILGAAALLALSGCSAAAPEATPAASHSAASAADSVTVHDGWIKAVDGGMSGAFGDLRNAGESDIILVGATTPAASMVELHETVDNGSGAMVMREKDGGFTIPRGGEFKLAPGANHIMLMGLTGPLSPGETVSLTLTFSDDSTQTIDLPVKDYAGANENYEGDTDHTESSETPAPSHAH
- a CDS encoding copper resistance CopC family protein yields the protein MTMPFSSRRTRPLALAALALALLAPLLMPSPAMAHDQLLTSTPGENAVLDTAPAEVALTFSDSVLTVGAVVMVVDSGDRDWVREAPTLSGSSVTATLNPEMPEGHYEIKWRVVSSDGHPISGVVPFNVGHGEPEPAAPPEPVISPSAEPVASPAPAAEAGAFAPGSPLRLAAFGLGGALLAGAIALLVARVRRTRRPH